From Magnetospirillum sp. WYHS-4, the proteins below share one genomic window:
- a CDS encoding ChbG/HpnK family deacetylase encodes MSLVPFTLSADDYGLAPGIGLAIRDLILRERLPATGCMVGGPFWPEEAARLRPLAGRCDVGLHLTLTDQAPCGPLPRLAPDGRLPPLGELLRQALLRRLDVAEVRTEIGRQVDRFEEFFGAPPAFVDGHHHVHVLPGIREVLADVYERRLRRTGTRVRRCTQPLADILRVGVAVRRSLVIAALGDAWTRRSLAAGMPGNRHFRGVRDFLPSESYPDLCAAWLKGLRPGTLVMCHPGLVDEALRAVETLTDRREEEYAFLKSEAFQDLLARSGTRPVRLSELE; translated from the coding sequence ATGTCCCTCGTACCCTTCACCCTCAGTGCGGACGATTACGGCCTGGCGCCCGGCATCGGCTTGGCCATCCGCGACCTGATCTTACGGGAACGCCTGCCGGCCACCGGTTGCATGGTCGGAGGCCCGTTTTGGCCGGAGGAGGCGGCGCGGCTGCGGCCGCTGGCCGGCCGATGCGACGTCGGCCTGCACCTGACCCTGACCGACCAGGCGCCCTGCGGCCCCCTGCCCCGTCTGGCCCCGGACGGCCGCCTCCCCCCCCTGGGAGAATTGCTCAGGCAGGCCCTTCTGCGCCGGCTGGACGTCGCCGAAGTCCGCACCGAGATCGGCCGGCAAGTCGACCGCTTCGAGGAATTTTTCGGCGCCCCGCCGGCTTTCGTCGATGGCCACCACCATGTCCACGTCCTGCCGGGAATCCGCGAGGTCCTGGCCGATGTCTATGAACGCCGCCTGCGCCGCACCGGGACCCGTGTGCGCCGCTGCACCCAGCCTCTTGCGGACATTTTGCGCGTCGGGGTGGCGGTCAGGCGGTCCCTGGTCATCGCCGCCCTGGGCGACGCCTGGACGCGGCGCAGCCTGGCGGCGGGCATGCCCGGCAACCGCCATTTCCGGGGCGTGCGCGACTTCCTGCCTTCGGAATCCTACCCGGACCTGTGCGCCGCCTGGCTGAAGGGCTTGCGGCCCGGCACCCTCGTCATGTGCCATCCGGGCCTGGTGGACGAGGCCTTGCGGGCCGTCGAAACCCTTACCGACAGAAGGGAGGAGGAATACGCCTTCCTGAAAAGCGAGGCGTTCCAGGACCTGCTCGCCCGCAGCGGAACGCGGCCGGTGCGGCTGAGCGAGCTGGAGTGA
- a CDS encoding glycosyltransferase family 2 protein, translated as MSTEERNGTDSVATSPPPDMSVVIPCYNESRNVDALFQRLVPALDALGMSWEAVCINDGSRDDTLARLLALQKEEPRLRVVDLSRNFGKENALSAGLSVARGRVVVPMDADLQHPPEAIADMLAKWREGFDVVYAVRDRRKGQGALHRVLARGFYGLFERLSDVPLPREAGDFRLMDRKVVDAINAMPERNRFMKGIFAWVGFRQTGILYQQEDRAGGESKWGFVRLLRFAFVGLTAFSNFPLMMWSVVGAIISGFAFLYIVVRLLRVLLFGIDVPGYESIIVTVLFLGGVQLLSLGILGDYLGRVFDEVKGRPLFIIRHTYGVADGGDRGPEEGR; from the coding sequence ATGTCGACCGAGGAGCGCAACGGGACGGATTCGGTGGCGACATCGCCGCCTCCGGACATGTCCGTCGTCATCCCCTGCTACAACGAAAGCCGCAACGTCGACGCCCTGTTCCAGCGCCTGGTCCCCGCCCTCGACGCCCTGGGGATGTCCTGGGAAGCGGTCTGCATCAACGACGGCAGCCGCGACGACACCCTGGCCCGCCTGCTGGCGCTCCAGAAGGAAGAGCCCCGCCTCCGGGTGGTCGACCTGTCGCGCAACTTCGGCAAGGAGAACGCCTTGTCGGCCGGCCTGTCGGTGGCCCGTGGCCGGGTGGTGGTCCCCATGGACGCCGACCTGCAGCATCCGCCGGAGGCCATCGCCGACATGCTGGCCAAGTGGCGCGAAGGCTTCGACGTGGTTTATGCGGTGCGCGACCGCCGCAAGGGGCAAGGGGCGCTGCATCGCGTGCTGGCCCGCGGCTTCTACGGCCTGTTCGAGCGCCTGTCCGACGTGCCCTTGCCGCGCGAGGCCGGCGATTTCCGCCTGATGGACCGCAAGGTGGTCGACGCCATCAACGCCATGCCGGAACGCAATCGCTTCATGAAAGGCATCTTCGCCTGGGTGGGCTTCCGCCAGACCGGCATCCTCTATCAACAGGAAGACCGGGCCGGGGGCGAGAGCAAGTGGGGCTTCGTGCGCCTGTTGCGTTTCGCGTTCGTCGGCCTGACCGCCTTTTCCAATTTCCCGCTCATGATGTGGAGCGTGGTGGGGGCGATCATCTCCGGTTTCGCCTTCCTCTATATCGTCGTGCGGCTGCTGCGGGTGCTGTTGTTCGGCATCGACGTGCCGGGCTACGAATCGATCATCGTGACGGTGCTGTTCCTGGGTGGCGTGCAATTGCTCAGCCTGGGCATCCTGGGCGACTACCTGGGCCGCGTCTTCGACGAGGTGAAAGGGCGGCCGCTCTTCATCATCCGCCATACCTACGGTGTCGCGGACGGCGGGGACCGGGGACCGGAGGAAGGCCGATGA